A single genomic interval of Lactococcus sp. S-13 harbors:
- a CDS encoding SDR family NAD(P)-dependent oxidoreductase, whose translation MTEKIVAITGASNGMGLEAALLFAKRGWKVYAGARRVEKIPQDEDKIIAVKLDVTDSASNQDFVQQILTQAGHIDVLINNAGYGEYGPAEEISMDKIRKQFETNFFGAVELTQLILPTMRAQNYGRIVNISSIGGDGYMPLGAYYHATKAAIQQWSDVLDLEVSQFGIRSVCVQPGGTQSSWGAIALNNSKANLSEHSPYQPLVDSVSSGLERFMKSSAKASDLAEVFYKAATEIKPSLRYLHSFSDKFMVNVARKHPQVFRRAILAAMRYFERQNKK comes from the coding sequence ATGACAGAAAAAATTGTTGCCATCACTGGCGCTTCAAATGGAATGGGGTTAGAAGCTGCGCTCCTTTTTGCGAAACGGGGATGGAAAGTTTATGCTGGCGCGCGTCGTGTAGAAAAAATCCCTCAAGACGAAGATAAAATTATCGCTGTAAAACTTGATGTGACTGACTCAGCTTCAAATCAAGATTTTGTTCAACAAATCTTAACACAAGCTGGTCATATTGACGTCCTTATCAACAATGCAGGATATGGAGAATATGGTCCTGCTGAAGAAATTTCAATGGACAAAATTCGCAAGCAATTTGAAACTAACTTTTTTGGTGCAGTGGAGCTGACACAGCTCATTTTACCTACCATGCGTGCACAAAACTATGGGCGTATTGTTAATATCTCTTCAATTGGTGGAGACGGCTATATGCCTCTCGGAGCTTATTACCATGCCACGAAAGCTGCAATTCAACAATGGAGTGATGTTCTCGATCTTGAAGTTTCTCAGTTTGGCATCCGCTCTGTCTGCGTCCAGCCTGGAGGTACACAGTCAAGTTGGGGAGCAATTGCCCTAAACAATTCCAAAGCTAATCTGAGTGAACATTCTCCTTATCAACCTCTTGTTGATTCGGTATCGTCTGGTCTTGAGCGTTTCATGAAAAGTAGCGCTAAAGCTTCTGATTTAGCCGAAGTTTTTTATAAGGCAGCTACTGAAATTAAACCAAGCTTACGTTACCTTCATTCATTTAGTGACAAGTTCATGGTCAATGTTGCACGCAAGCATCCTCAAGTTTTCCGTAGAGCCATTCTCGCTGCTATGCGCTATTTTGAAAGACAAAATAAAAAATAA
- a CDS encoding universal stress protein, with product MMENYKKILVAIDGSEQAEEAVHEAVAICKLSKAQLFVLHATDKVNLYAAATPMPTVPAPALPIAPNLSAVDESIEQETQDIMNRATALIGPQVNFETVKVEGSPQKEIVDFAKDHEIDLIVMGSSGKGALDRMLLGSTAVYVVKHAPCNVMIIK from the coding sequence ATGATGGAAAATTACAAAAAAATTTTAGTGGCTATTGATGGTTCAGAACAAGCTGAGGAGGCCGTACATGAGGCAGTTGCGATTTGTAAATTGAGCAAAGCTCAATTGTTTGTTTTACACGCGACTGATAAAGTGAATTTATATGCAGCGGCAACTCCCATGCCTACTGTTCCAGCTCCGGCTTTACCCATTGCTCCAAATCTTTCTGCTGTTGATGAGAGCATTGAACAAGAAACTCAGGATATTATGAACAGAGCTACAGCTTTAATCGGCCCACAAGTCAATTTTGAAACAGTCAAAGTAGAGGGCTCACCACAAAAAGAGATTGTTGATTTCGCTAAAGATCATGAGATCGATCTGATTGTTATGGGATCCTCAGGTAAGGGTGCACTTGATCGAATGTTGCTCGGATCAACTGCTGTTTATGTGGTAAAACACGCGCCTTGCAATGTGATGATTATTAAATGA